cttcaactcccacaagcccaagggaaagaacggtgtccaacacaataccgactttaagaagaagggtaagaagacctgcaggaagaacaagaaggacgagggctgctttatttgtggttcggttgaacattgggccaacaagtgcccaaacaagtataagaagtcaggacaggactccaagtccgtcaagatcaccacgaaaccctatttccaccgccgcaaccttctgtacccgtgagatcccatcttcgggcctttttcggtgctctgccggagggggaatcgatcacggggggcttctacatcaacaccatagcctctacgatgatgtgtgagtagtttaccacagaccttcgggtccatagttattagctagatggcttcttctctctctttggatctcaatacaaagttctcctcgattctcttggagatctattcgatgtaactctttttacggtgtgtttgtcgagatccgatgaattgtgggtttatgatcaagattatctatgaacaatatttgattcttctctgaattcttatatgcatgatttgatatctttgcaagtctcttcgaattatcagtttggtttggcctactagattgatctttcttgcaatgggagaagtgcttagctttgggttcaatcttgcggtgtcctttcccagtgacagcaggggcagcaaggcacgtgttgtattgttgccatcgaggataaaaatatggggtttatatcatattgcttgagtttatccctctacctcatgtcatcttgcctaaagcgttactctgttcttatgaacttaatactctagatgcatgctggatagcggtcgatgtgtggagtaatagtagtagatgcagaatcgtttcggtctacttgtcacggacgtgatgcctatatacatgatcatgcctagatattctcataactatgtgcttttctataaattgctcggcagtaatttgttctcccaccgtaatacatgctatcttgagagaagccactagtgaaacctatggcccccgggtctattttctatcatattaatttcCTTTCAATTAGCTATTTTTAtcatcgtttattttgcaatctttactttccaatctatacaacaaaaataccaaaaatatttatcttattatctttatcagatctcacttttgcaagtggccgtgaagggattgacaacccctttatcacgttggttgcaaggttcttgattgtttgtgcaggtacgagggatttgcgtgttgtctcctactggattgataccttggttctcaaaaacggagggaaatacttacgctactttgtggcatcaccctttcctcttcaagggaaaaccaacgcatgctcaagaggtagcatggagcagtttggcattgaggactTGATCACTTTCCACCTGGACTTTGACCCTGAGATTATGGCTCggttctttgcttcggtccacttccatactgatgaggaacggaccatgacatggatgaccaatggacaacagatgactgctaagtggaaggagttcatggatttgctactggttcgtgatgaggggctcaacaagcccgttggtgttcgccctcatgccaaccccgagtcagccagcaagaacaagcttcaaccctactatgttgagaagaagcttcccagtggcaagaaggCGTGGGTGCTGAACTCATTCCTTGACATCACGCATCGGATCTTCCACAACTCCCTCTTTccgcgcattggtgacaaggacaaggtgcatgactatctcatggatatgatgctcatctgtgaggaggcgcgtcgtgctcagacgcaaccacttgatgtctcacatatcatgtggtgtgagctacagtttgcggtgttcaaccgtaaggtaccaatctatggaccttacctgtttcACTTGATCTcgaggacttgggagaagctctatccccaAGATGAGTTTGCTGCCCCCGgctggattcgtcatgagcccatcaagctccgcatcaagcctcagtgggctaacaccactacccgtgctgaggcagaggctgctcagatggacgtggatgaggatgagattgaggaggaggaagcggatgaggacagctctgctgggtatgctcctccctctactgagccctcatgggataagaagctgaaggccaagatgaaggccttgttctgcatgcaagccaaggggcagtacaggacccatgttgcttccaaggagagtcgccgccgcgacaagaggatcttgaggacgtttGGCGAGGAGATATCCAGCGGGTCCGAGaagcacatcaccccagaggcagaATGGATGGCGAAGTAGGGCTATCAGTGGACTGAATCTGAGGAGGAGCCCATCCCCGCTGCCGAGTCCGACGAGGAGCGTGACGAGTGATCGCTTCAGCTTGGgctaccacctgtgtcgtaggtgtcctctctgcctttttggtgtctcgatgccaaagggggagagagagtaggatttgcgagtcgtgtgtcgtgtTGTGTCGTGTTGTCTCACTTTGTCGCTTTGCTTTCGTTTTGTTGGACCTCATTTGCTTTGGTTTGGCTTGTCCTCGTGAGTCGTATTTccttatcatatggtgtaagacatatgcactctagcgtATCTTTTTGTCTTTCATGCTTAGTAGCCCGTGagcttatgctatcttgtgccAGTTACTCTATGCTCATGTTTATTATCTTGTCTCCTTGCTTAGTATTAGTTATTTTATTGCAAGATATGCCtcatctataaaatatagggggagtgttgatcctagtatgtgtgccgtgcagtccaaagcatttctCGAGAGTGCACACGTCTAGGGGGAGctcgtctatattttatagatgttgcATTTGCCTATGCTTCATTTTATAtctctatgtgcaaatcccgtattgtcatcaatccaccaaaaagggggagattgtaagggcatatttatcccttagtagttttggtgattgatgacaatgcttttgcggactaatcgtgtgcactgagcatttcagatatatcatgcctaagcacaagacgatttggtgcccctcgaagctcattgaagacggcgtttctctacgtttcttttcggtggatttgagtcgtaggaaagccgtactattaagagggggtccgcgttggaaaggtttgggtggaatcatcacgtacacgtctgttcctttctgcaccacctttcctttggctctttggagcatcctccgtttctcTGTAtctttgcaaaatgaaggactcctagtgttgctgaactagggcatgcggtagtactgctgcacagagcggtagtaccgcaggcccctacGGTAGTACCGGCCATGGGCGCGGTAGCTAGTACCGCAGgtgctcgcggtagtaccgcttcttggacgcggtagtaccgtggcctcaggcctgCACAGTAGctcgagcggaagtaggggcggatgtaattttctacatccgcgccctacgcggtagtaccgctcctggcttgcagtagtaccgtgtcggatttttgcacagatcaaaactcagcggaagtagccacggatgtattttatatgtccatgccttcccagcctagactattcctgccttgtggtagtaccgcaagggggcgcggtagtaccgcgccagcggttctaccgctctaTGCCTTATCACATCAGGACTAGTCTTAGGTCCTgccgcgccagcggtagtaccgtggtgcctcgcggtagtaccacgggcccttgcggtagtaccgcttgtatcgtgtggtagtaccgctcgtcgcGGGCTGagttagtggataacggttggatttgttctttcactataaaaggggagtcttcttctccaagttgaccacATCTTCCactcccaagctccattgttgctctaagctccatttttgcccgatccctctccctagccaatcaaacttgttgattttctagggattggttgaggaggCACCGGTCtgcacttccaccaagagaaatttgattccccccactaatcccttgcgaatcttgttactcttgggtgtttgagcaccctagacggttgaggtcactgcggagccatattccattgtggtgaagcttcgtggtgtcgttgggagcctccaattaagttgtggagattgccccaaccttgtttgtaaaggtccggtcgtcgccttcaagggcaccaatagtggaatcacggcatctcgcattgtgtgagggcgtgaggagaatacggtggccctagtggcttcttggggtgcattgtgcctccacaccgctccaacggagacgtacttcccctcaaaaggaaggaacttctgtaacacatcctcgtcttcaccggctccactcttggttatctcgtacctctacttgtgcaagcttatatttcgttggatctcttgcttgcttgtgtgcttgttgttgttacatcatataggttgctcacctagttgcacatctagacaacctactttgatgcaaagtttaaattggtaaagaaaagctaaaaaatgttagttccctattcaccccccccctctagtcaactatatcgatcctttcatccaGTTACAAGTCCACCTTTCACTCGCAACCGGTTTGATGTTTCTTTTATTTTATAATTAGGTTCGAGTCTTTTTTTTGCattagttgcaagtccaccttaACGTGCAACTAGGTCTGATTTTTTTtcctcagttgcaagtccaccattgactcgTAACTAGGTGTTGATTGTTTTGGGTCCCAGTTTGCAAGTTaacatcgactcgcaactgggcccgCTCCTATTTTAACCATTGACTCAAAGATGGGCTCTCGATCCTTTTCTTTTCCGTGGTTGCAACTCAGCCAACTACTTGCAACTGGGCTCGAGCCTTCTTTCGTCCCATTTGCAAGTTCTCCACTGACATGCAACTGGACCCTTGATCCtttttgccctagttgcaagtccactcttgactcgcaactaggtgtTGACTTTTTTTGTCGCAATCTCAAGTGaatcatcgactcgcaactaggcccgCCCCTTTTTTATCCCAATTACAAGACAACCATCAGCTCAAACTGGGCTCTTGATCCTTTTCTTTACAGCAGCTGCAAGCCAACCAACGACTTGTAACTAGGCCCGGGCCTTTTTTCAACCTAGTTGCAAGTCCTCTGTTAACATGCAACTGGGCTCTTCATCCTTTTTTGGCCCTAGTTGTAAGTCCACCCTTGACTTGCAATTCGGCCACTCAATTGCAAGTCCAACATCGACTCATAACTGGGCCCTTCATCCTTTTTTGCCCTAGTTGTAAGTCCACCCTTGACTTGCAATTCGGCCCGACGTATTTTACCCAATTGCAAGTCCAACATCAACTCGTAATTGGGCCCTTCATCCCTTTTTTGCCCTATTTGTAAGTCCACCCTTGACTTGCAATTCAGCCCGACATTTTTAACTCAATTGCAAGTCCAACATCGACTAGCAACTGGGCTGACCCTTTTATTTGCCCGAGTTGTCCACCATTAACATGCAACTGGGCTCTTTGACCTTTTTCCCCTAGTTTGCAACTCCATTATTTGACTCACAACTGAGCCTAAATTTGTTTCCTCGGTTGCAAGTCCACTGTCGACTCGTAAATGGGGCTGATTTTTTTTTGCCTCTTACGTGACTAAGCCCTACAATTCATTTGTTGAATGTGGAAGTTATTTGTTATGGGTAGGATACATAGGGAAGGAAGCATGTCATCACACCAGTACATGCATTAGCTGATCCTTCGATGAGCTTTGCATGTTTGTGCATATCAAGGTACGTACTAGCACATGCACATATCCAACGCAAGGCAGAAAAGGCTTGCACGACAATTAGCGCATACAAGTACACACTAGAAAACTAAAAAGGTTCACTGTACACTAAAAAATGTCCAGTTTGTTAAAGAAAATGTTTATCGTATATATAAAAAGTTCATCCTACACTACAAAACTTTAGTTTGTTTATAAGAAATGCTCTGAATGTTTGAAACATGCTCCCATTTTAAAAAATTATTCACAAATTCAAAAGGTGTTCATGTTTTCATAAaacatttcatttttttgaatttttttgggaatttcaagaaatgtgtccattttcaaaatttgtccgtgttttcagaaaatgtccagaattttcaaaaaaattcgcATTTAAAAGTATTTTCAGGATATAAAAAATTGTTCGCGTTTCCAAAACTTCTCGTGTTTCAAAAAGTGTTTGGAATTATATTTTTgttcagaattttcaaaaaaaaaacttgaaGTTCCAAAAATTCTTTCCGTTTAAAAAAAATTCGGCATTTTCAAAATTATTCACAATTTTTCAATAAATTGTTCAGACAAGGTTTCATGCAGCATTGAGTTGTTAAATATTCGCGTTGATCTTTTGCCACCAACATTCATTAGTTCCAGTTTAGGTGCAAGATGGTTGAGAGTTCTATTGTCGTTAGGTGCGCCAATTTTTTCTGTCTTTTTCCCAAAACTGGGCTGGACAATAAAAAAACACAACAAACAGCGGTTGGGCTGGAAATCAAAAAAACGAGGCTTTGCTAAAAGATGACAGGCTTAAACTTGGGCCGAACTGCAGGCCCTCCTCGTGTGTCCACCGTCTCGCCCACCCTTCTTGACGGCACGCCGGTTTCCCTGCTAGTATTTTAGATCTGGGCTTCTCCTTCCTCGCTCGATCCCCAAATCAAATCGCTGCCTGCTGCTTCCTCCaccccaaccctaaccctagcggcGCCGCCATCCTCGATCCCCAAATCCCTTCTCCCTCCACCAAACCCTAATCCAAAGCTAGCTAGCCGCCATGGCCCGTTCCATGGTTCTGCTCGCCCGCGAGATTGATTTCAGCCCCCACGACGAGGGCCGACAGTTCCGGTGGGGGTTCTATGAAGGAATGCTGCCAACCCGCAAAGCGATGAGGGAGGATGTCATCAGGTACCTGCGGACCTTCAAGGCCCGCGCAGTCGTCGACAATCCGCCGGAGCTCTCCTTCCTCCACATACTGGTGCCGCCGCAATCCCGACCGCTCCCGCCGACATGCATGGACCTGGACTCGGCCCGCATCTCCAGCACGGACAAGAACCTGGTCGCCCTTTATGCCGGAGGGTACCGCCCTGGCTCCGATTTGCTGGGAGGCTATCTCATCTACGACGCCAGCAACGACTCCCTCTCCGTCATCCCCCCTCTTCCCTCCGACGACTTGCGTGGAGCCATGGGGCACCAGTCGGCCGTCATCATGTGCGACCCCCATGGGGAGGGCTACCTTCTTGCCGAGCTCATCAAGAAAGGCGGGGGTCTGGCTGGGGTCTGGCTGTGGAAGTCGTCCGCCCCAGAACCGAAATGGGTCTCGGTACCCGGGAGCCATCCCCTTCCACCCAGCAGATTCACCGTTGACTCGTGCTTCTCTTACCGGGGCTCTACCCTTTGCTGGGTGGATCTGCTCAAAGGCATGTTGCTCTGTGATCTCAACCAAGACTGCGACAACAAGTTCAGCTTTATCAAGCTGCCACAAGACTGTCCAGCCCTGGATTGGAACTTAAAGGAGTTCAGCTTTGTCAAGCTGCCACAAGACTGTCCAGCCCTGGATAGGAACTTAGAGGAGTCCAGCTATATCATCAAGTTCTGCACCCGCCCTGAGGAGTTCCGTTCCATGGCCTGTGTTTGTGACCACATCAAGCTTGTCTCCTTGGATGAATCTGGATTGGAACTCTCGCTCTGGACTCTGTTGACTGATCACTCACACTGGATCAAAACCTCCAAGTACAATGTTGATAAAATCTGGGCAAACGTCAACTATCAGTCTACTGTTTTGAGACAGCTTATTCCGTCTCTTCCTGTCCTGAGCATCCATGAAGACGGGGTTGTCTACTTGGTCGTGAATGATGAAAGCATCGTGGACCGTCGACTAGAGCATAAAGGCCAGTATTTGCTTCGTGTTGACATGAAGAATAACGAGGTCCAGATCTCTCCACAGCCTACAAGGCGTATTTGTTACCAACTCTTTGCCAGCGAGTTCAGTGCGTACCGACAGCATTTACAGGATCGACCGGTACTACCACCACCACTAAGCATAGTTTCATTTGCATACTACTGTCATTTTATTTATATTCGCCATCACTGAACATGCTTTCATTTCTGTGCTACTGTAATTATGCCTAGGTTTTAAAATGATTAACATTCTAATGCTTGTTTATCACATCCACTTTGCTTCATACTTGCTAATTGAAAAGGATATTTGGCCACCTCATCAGGTTTAAGAGTAGATGCCCGATATTGATGCTCATCCGCAGTCATGATTCTGAAATCATTTTTTTACTACAAAATTACTCTGCCCCCTTGTCATATTAGGACTTGCACATCATGATGACACTCCTTTGCATGTTTCAAtcctgttttttcttcttccttttttactTGATAGAGATAGTGTTATCATTAGCTTCACCTCTCCACTTTAAGATTTGATGACCTGGGCATTCGGTGAATATAACAGCGTACCTGTAGTTTGTTTCTGAACTTGGAATTGCACGAGTCAAGTGCATTCAAAAATGAACATAGCAGATGAAGCATAATTTCAAACCAGAGCTGAACACTGCGAAGTGTCTGAATTGAAGATGTCAAAAGTACCAAAATGTACCTTTGACAAATATAGCTGCTTCAACAATTTTAATTCACAGCATCCTGGACTGACCCTAGACATTTTATTGGTTTTGCCCAATTAATTAATATCACTGCATATGTACTCAACCTTGCACTTGTtcctttttaaaattatttttaggtAACCTGACATATGGTCATGTTAATAGTATTGTTTTTGACAAACATCTCTGTTTTTTTTTTTGGCCAGAGAGAGATAGAAGCAAGAGAGTTCGGTGCGAGTGAAAAGACGTTGAAGATTTGAGATGTTGGCAACATAACATGTGGAACTGGTACTTAAAGTCCACTGGAGACATTTACTGTTATCATTATCTGATGTTAGTAGTTATAAACTGAATGGTGGGTAGTATGTGTTTTCACTCATGGTTTTATGTCTACTGAGTGGCTTGTTTTGGATTTGTAACTGGTAATGGCTTGTTTATTTTTGTGACTGCTGATTCTGGCTACATGCATGATTGTGATTTTCCTGCATGAATCCTGCTGGTTTGCTATAAGTCTGGTTGATTTAAAAGCAATTTTAGATGTTTGGAACTAATTGATGCCTCCTTTCTCTGCTGTTTGCTTGCCCATAATTTGACTGTTATTTTGACAGAAAAAGAATATACATTCTGGATTTTAAAGGCACTTAATTTGTAAGCTGTTGTATGTTGCTAGACCTGAGGCATTGGCTCTTGGTGGGGCAATTTTGCCCTCTTTGTTAGATTCCTTTTGTGGCAGGCTGTGAGTTTCATGGACCCTTTGGACTAGTGAAGGATTGTTGCGTGGCATGATATGCTTGGGTAAGTGGCTATTGCAGTCTTGAAAAACTGGTATGGCCGAGGCCGCCCCGTGCATGTGTCCCTTGTTCATTTTCGAGCTTCGACAGACTTGTAGCATGCAATCAAAGAAAGAAGAAACGAACCAGCATAGTTGTAATTTGTTGTTGGTCGTTGAGCGTGCCTTCTCTAAAAGGAAAATCTGTCTTGATGAAACAAAATATTTTTGACAATCAATACCATGATATATTTATAGTAGGGAATTGTACATTGCAGAGATACATGAGCTAACTACAGCAATTACAAAATAAAGTCTAAAAGAAACTAGCAAATCTTCAGAATATTTCTCTGAAGACGGCCGTAAAAGTAAAAATAATAGATAAATCTTTCAATGAAGAAGACGGCTATCAAAACCCTAAACCAATTTAATAAAATACTTGTATTATTAAGAACTCCACTCATAGATGGCGTTCTCTATCCCTCCCAATGCCGGTGAGGCCGGTCAAAGGAGTGGGGACCGATCTATCTCCATCTCTCCCAATGTCGGCGAGGCCCGTTAAAGGAGGGGGAATCGATCTGTCTCCATCTCTTTGAATGTCGGTGAGGCCGGTCGAAGGAGGGGGAACCGATCTATCTCCATCCCTCCCAATGCGGGTGAGGCAGGTCAAAGGAGGGTGGACCGATGTATCTCCATCTCTTCGAATGCTAGTGAGGCCGGTTGAAGGAGGGGGAACCGATCTGTCTCCATCTCTCCGAATGCCGGTGAGGCCGGTCGAAGGAGGGGGGACCGATCTATCTCCATCCCTCCCAATGCGGGTGAGGCAGGTCAAAGGAGGGGGGACCGATGTATCTCCATCTCTTCGAATGCTAGTGAGGCCGGTCGAAGGAGGGGCAACCGATCTATCTCCATCCCTTCCAATGTCGGTGAGGTCGGTCAAAGGAGGGGGAACCGATCTATCTCCATCCCTCCCAATGTCGTTGTGGTCGGTCAAAGCAGGGGGACCGATCTATGGTGAAGACCCCTCCCAATGTTGGTGAGCCCGGTCAAAGGAGGGGGAACCGGCAGCCACTAGGTTTGTAAGAGGACCTTCTTGAGCGAGTGAAGGAAACAGTGGACTGACGACCTTTTAAAATATTGCTAGCTGAAAGTACTACGCATGAGAAAAACCAGCATCTTTCACTTATTCGTGAATTTGCAGGCGTCGTACTTGTATATATACTTAGTGCAATCACGAAACCGAGGAACGAAGCC
This region of Triticum aestivum cultivar Chinese Spring chromosome 2D, IWGSC CS RefSeq v2.1, whole genome shotgun sequence genomic DNA includes:
- the LOC123051025 gene encoding uncharacterized protein, with translation MARSMVLLAREIDFSPHDEGRQFRWGFYEGMLPTRKAMREDVIRYLRTFKARAVVDNPPELSFLHILVPPQSRPLPPTCMDLDSARISSTDKNLVALYAGGYRPGSDLLGGYLIYDASNDSLSVIPPLPSDDLRGAMGHQSAVIMCDPHGEGYLLAELIKKGGGLAGVWLWKSSAPEPKWVSVPGSHPLPPSRFTVDSCFSYRGSTLCWVDLLKGMLLCDLNQDCDNKFSFIKLPQDCPALDWNLKEFSFVKLPQDCPALDRNLEESSYIIKFCTRPEEFRSMACVCDHIKLVSLDESGLELSLWTLLTDHSHWIKTSKYNVDKIWANVNYQSTVLRQLIPSLPVLSIHEDGVVYLVVNDESIVDRRLEHKGQYLLRVDMKNNEVQISPQPTRRICYQLFASEFSAYRQHLQDRPREIEAREFGASEKTLKI